In Desulfobotulus pelophilus, the following proteins share a genomic window:
- a CDS encoding thioredoxin family protein, with protein MFRLFAGVFCLCGFLLGSTVSAQGSEWIPFDKAMEKAAVEEKNIFLYLYSPSCPWCHKMDEVTLQSPEVRVILRENFIRTKVNISERKSLIRQFQIQTIPASIFLSPQEDVLVNYQGYLTPERFLEIVPASQP; from the coding sequence ATGTTTCGCTTGTTTGCAGGGGTGTTTTGTTTATGTGGTTTTCTGTTGGGTAGTACTGTGAGTGCGCAGGGTTCAGAGTGGATACCCTTTGATAAGGCCATGGAGAAAGCGGCTGTTGAAGAAAAGAACATTTTTCTTTATCTCTACAGTCCTTCCTGTCCGTGGTGCCACAAAATGGACGAGGTGACCTTGCAGAGCCCCGAGGTAAGAGTGATTCTCCGCGAGAACTTTATCCGTACTAAAGTCAACATTTCAGAGAGAAAGTCTCTTATCCGGCAGTTTCAGATTCAGACCATTCCTGCCAGTATCTTCCTTTCTCCTCAGGAAGATGTTCTTGTGAATTATCAGGGATACCTTACACCGGAGCGTTTTCTGGAGATTGTGCCTGCGTCACAGCCCTGA
- the ahbD gene encoding heme b synthase, which produces MQPKYSHPGSTSGKRDTLRLVAWETTRSCNLNCIHCRAAARNEPYPGELSTDEAFRLMEEIRKLGEVIVILTGGEPLLRKDIFDIARHGTNLGLRMTMAPNGTLVTPDNARRMAECGIRRISISLDGATREVHDTFRAMPGAFDGAMQGAANAKAQGIEFQINTTITKQNLGEIPKILDLAVSLGAAAHHIFLLVPTGRGKEIEETAIDAVQYEETLNWFYDQRDKVPLQLKATCAPHYYRILRQRAKAEGKHISPATHGLDAMTRGCLGGIGFCFVSHVGEVQPCGFLETPCGNVKKTSFVNIWQQSPTLLRLRDYDQLTGKCGPCEYRAVCGGCRARAYEATGDFMAEEPLCLYQPDTRG; this is translated from the coding sequence ATGCAACCCAAGTACAGCCACCCCGGTTCCACTTCCGGTAAACGGGATACCCTGCGCCTTGTCGCATGGGAGACCACCCGAAGCTGTAACCTGAACTGCATCCACTGCCGTGCAGCAGCCAGAAACGAACCCTATCCAGGAGAACTCAGCACTGATGAAGCCTTCAGACTGATGGAAGAGATCCGGAAGCTGGGAGAAGTTATTGTCATTCTTACCGGTGGAGAACCTTTGCTGCGAAAAGATATCTTCGACATAGCCAGACATGGCACGAATCTGGGGCTGCGCATGACCATGGCCCCCAACGGAACCCTGGTAACACCGGACAATGCCCGGCGCATGGCCGAATGCGGTATCCGTCGCATCTCCATCAGTCTGGACGGTGCCACCCGTGAGGTACACGATACCTTCCGCGCCATGCCCGGTGCCTTTGACGGTGCCATGCAGGGAGCCGCCAACGCAAAAGCGCAAGGCATTGAATTCCAGATCAACACCACCATTACCAAACAGAATCTGGGGGAGATTCCTAAGATTTTAGACCTTGCTGTTTCACTTGGGGCCGCAGCCCACCATATCTTTCTTCTGGTGCCAACGGGTCGTGGCAAGGAAATTGAAGAAACAGCCATTGATGCCGTTCAGTACGAAGAAACATTAAACTGGTTCTACGATCAGCGTGACAAAGTCCCCCTGCAGCTCAAAGCTACCTGTGCGCCACACTATTACCGGATTCTCCGGCAGAGAGCAAAAGCGGAAGGGAAACACATATCCCCTGCCACCCATGGTCTCGATGCCATGACCAGAGGATGTCTCGGTGGAATCGGCTTTTGCTTTGTTTCCCATGTGGGTGAAGTGCAGCCCTGCGGCTTTCTCGAAACACCCTGCGGCAATGTGAAAAAAACTTCTTTTGTGAATATATGGCAACAATCTCCCACCCTTTTACGCCTAAGGGACTATGACCAGCTCACGGGGAAATGCGGTCCCTGTGAGTACAGGGCCGTATGCGGGGGGTGCCGGGCCAGAGCCTATGAGGCAACGGGTGACTTTATGGCCGAAGAACCCTTGTGTCTTTATCAGCCTGATACCCGAGGATAA
- a CDS encoding universal stress protein: protein MINSILIPVADSASSRAVVTYIAGLALSPDSTKITLLYVSRTPSGSEELMGYRFVAALPERGDKALQWARDTLVAGGMDPDNLYADIISGPFATVGDGIIAYFTKEPHSLVVIGRKKMSKAEEFVLGDVSVKLVRALENTAVMVVKTI, encoded by the coding sequence GTGATCAACTCCATTTTGATTCCTGTAGCGGATTCGGCCAGCTCCAGAGCCGTTGTGACTTATATCGCAGGACTGGCTCTCTCACCGGACAGCACTAAAATTACCCTTCTGTACGTAAGCAGGACGCCATCGGGAAGTGAAGAGTTGATGGGCTACCGTTTTGTTGCCGCCCTTCCCGAAAGGGGTGATAAGGCTTTACAGTGGGCAAGAGATACCCTGGTGGCAGGGGGGATGGATCCGGATAATCTGTATGCCGATATCATATCCGGCCCTTTTGCTACGGTGGGCGATGGTATTATTGCCTATTTTACCAAGGAACCCCATTCCTTGGTGGTTATTGGCAGGAAGAAGATGAGCAAGGCCGAGGAATTCGTTCTGGGAGATGTCAGCGTGAAACTGGTACGGGCCTTGGAAAATACGGCTGTCATGGTTGTGAAAACAATTTGA
- the sat gene encoding sulfate adenylyltransferase yields MSNLVAPHGGKGLTCCLLEGAAKEAELKKAEGLKKITITPREEGDLIMMGIGGFSPLTGFMTKADWKGVCENFLLADGTFWPIPVTLSADKADAETIKDGEEVALVTAGGEIMATMKVTEKFEMTEANKRWECEKVFMGEGTKTAEEFWKIAEEDHPGVQMVMGQKDFNLAGPVKVLSEGIYPERYKGVYLSPAQARAIFDERGWSDVAALQLRNPMHRSHEYLAKIAVEVCDGVFIHSLVGNLKPGDIPARVRVRCIDTLVDKYFVKENVVQGGYPLDMRYAGPREGLLHATFRQNYGVSRMIIGRDHAGVGDFYGMFEAQTIFDKIPYPAEDGKALKCTPLKIDWTFYCTKCDGMASLRTCPHGKEDRVILSGTMLRKGLSEGAPIADHFGRDEVLDILREYYAGLTEKVEIKTHSAATGAGQ; encoded by the coding sequence ATGTCCAATCTTGTAGCCCCCCATGGTGGAAAAGGCCTTACCTGCTGTCTTCTGGAAGGTGCGGCAAAAGAAGCCGAGCTGAAAAAAGCCGAAGGTCTCAAAAAAATCACCATCACCCCCCGTGAAGAAGGTGACCTGATCATGATGGGTATCGGTGGATTTTCCCCCCTTACCGGCTTCATGACCAAGGCTGACTGGAAAGGCGTTTGCGAAAACTTCCTTCTGGCAGACGGTACTTTCTGGCCCATCCCCGTAACCCTCTCCGCTGACAAAGCCGATGCCGAAACCATCAAGGACGGCGAAGAAGTTGCTCTGGTCACGGCTGGCGGAGAAATCATGGCTACCATGAAAGTAACCGAAAAATTCGAAATGACCGAAGCCAACAAGCGCTGGGAATGCGAAAAAGTATTCATGGGCGAAGGCACCAAGACCGCCGAAGAATTCTGGAAAATCGCCGAAGAAGATCACCCCGGCGTGCAGATGGTTATGGGACAGAAAGACTTCAACCTGGCTGGTCCTGTCAAGGTCCTTTCCGAAGGTATCTATCCCGAGCGTTATAAAGGTGTATATCTCTCCCCTGCACAGGCACGGGCCATCTTTGATGAGCGCGGCTGGAGCGATGTTGCTGCTCTGCAGCTGCGTAACCCCATGCACCGTTCCCACGAATACCTGGCTAAAATCGCTGTGGAAGTCTGTGACGGTGTGTTCATTCACTCCCTCGTTGGCAACCTGAAGCCCGGCGATATTCCTGCCCGCGTTCGTGTACGATGCATTGATACCCTCGTGGACAAGTACTTTGTCAAAGAAAACGTGGTACAGGGCGGCTACCCTCTGGATATGCGCTATGCCGGACCCCGTGAAGGCCTCCTGCATGCCACTTTCCGTCAGAACTATGGCGTATCCCGCATGATCATCGGCCGTGACCACGCTGGTGTTGGCGACTTCTACGGTATGTTCGAAGCCCAGACCATCTTTGACAAAATCCCCTACCCTGCCGAAGATGGCAAGGCACTGAAGTGCACCCCGCTGAAAATCGACTGGACCTTCTACTGCACCAAGTGCGACGGCATGGCTTCTCTGCGCACCTGCCCCCACGGCAAAGAAGACCGCGTTATCCTTTCCGGTACCATGCTGCGCAAAGGCCTTTCCGAAGGTGCGCCCATTGCCGATCACTTTGGTCGCGACGAAGTTCTCGACATCCTGCGTGAATACTATGCAGGCCTGACCGAAAAAGTAGAAATCAAAACCCACTCCGCTGCAACGGGTGCTGGCCAGTAA
- a CDS encoding Lnb N-terminal periplasmic domain-containing protein, with amino-acid sequence MLQIMEKTRLWVWVVLSFMVGPPVVFAGSRVENLVQKAEELKLAEHRYWEVLYHYHRPLGLGVKSRIDDPAFFISPEGRRNPQEEMRAAIRFLFSGKAESLCPYIARYHWLYQQLLPDSAEFPEPVCPDIEGISPTSARLVFPTYFMNSPASMFGHTLMTLRLDNTSRVLDKAVNYSAFTDETNGLLFAFRGIFGLYPGYFNVLPYYKKIQEYGEINQRDIWEYRLDLEPHELDAMVRHIREMEGIYSNYYFFDENCSFTLLYLVEASRSGLRLTESFPLWVIPVDTVRTLEKAELIAEAEYRPSRATIIRHRLAHLDRKDQDLAYDILEGKEAPETVLELDAQRAIHILDTVIDCIRYRFVKRKMDQDAYQKILIRTLRVRSLLGVTGEVLPPIQEPVRPDNLHNSSRVSAGVQVHDGKSSLQLTYRPAFTDLTDPDYPESDGIRIVFGETSLRLGPEGEGVQLERLEIIDIMSLSPRNRFFSSLSWAAGLGLEGVPGEKRGRLLRVAGGAGFSWGGGSNGLWYLMGMPRFFAGTGLEEGYALGGVVRAGWVFRLFEHSKWQAFGEYGGFGAGHQGYAAAAGVEGSVRLGRNWHLGAEISHEQRWDQSTLKSLMMLHWFY; translated from the coding sequence TTGTTGCAGATCATGGAGAAAACCCGTCTGTGGGTGTGGGTGGTTCTGTCTTTTATGGTGGGGCCTCCGGTTGTTTTTGCCGGGAGCAGGGTGGAAAACCTGGTTCAGAAAGCAGAAGAGCTGAAGCTGGCCGAGCATCGCTACTGGGAGGTTCTGTATCATTATCACAGGCCATTGGGGCTGGGAGTGAAAAGCCGCATAGATGATCCTGCCTTCTTTATTTCTCCGGAAGGCAGACGCAATCCGCAGGAGGAAATGAGAGCGGCCATCCGGTTTCTTTTCTCCGGCAAAGCGGAGAGTCTGTGTCCCTATATCGCCCGGTATCACTGGCTGTACCAGCAGCTTCTGCCGGATTCCGCAGAGTTTCCTGAGCCAGTCTGTCCTGATATTGAAGGTATCAGCCCTACCTCAGCCCGTCTGGTGTTTCCCACCTACTTCATGAACAGTCCGGCATCCATGTTCGGGCATACCCTGATGACCCTGCGTCTGGATAATACCTCACGGGTTTTGGATAAAGCCGTTAACTATTCGGCGTTCACTGATGAAACCAATGGACTTCTTTTTGCGTTCAGGGGAATTTTCGGCCTCTACCCGGGCTATTTCAATGTCCTTCCGTATTATAAAAAAATTCAGGAATATGGCGAGATCAATCAGCGGGACATATGGGAATATCGTCTGGATCTCGAACCCCATGAGTTGGATGCCATGGTCAGGCACATCCGCGAAATGGAGGGAATTTATTCCAACTACTATTTTTTTGATGAAAACTGTTCTTTCACACTGCTCTATCTTGTGGAAGCTTCCCGTTCAGGACTGAGGCTGACCGAGAGCTTTCCTCTGTGGGTAATTCCTGTGGATACGGTTCGTACCCTGGAAAAGGCCGAACTGATTGCGGAGGCAGAATACCGGCCCAGCCGCGCAACCATCATACGGCACAGGCTGGCCCACCTGGATCGCAAGGATCAGGATCTGGCCTATGATATTCTGGAAGGCAAAGAGGCCCCAGAAACTGTTCTGGAACTGGATGCCCAGAGAGCGATTCACATACTGGATACGGTCATTGACTGCATCCGTTATCGTTTTGTCAAAAGAAAAATGGATCAGGATGCCTATCAGAAAATTCTGATCCGTACCCTGCGGGTACGAAGTCTGCTGGGTGTTACCGGTGAGGTTCTGCCCCCTATACAGGAGCCAGTCCGGCCTGACAATCTCCATAACTCGTCCCGGGTGAGCGCAGGAGTTCAGGTCCATGATGGCAAAAGTTCCTTGCAGCTTACCTATCGGCCGGCTTTTACGGATCTCACGGATCCCGATTATCCCGAAAGTGATGGAATCCGTATTGTTTTTGGTGAGACAAGCCTTCGGCTGGGACCGGAGGGGGAAGGTGTGCAGCTGGAAAGGCTTGAAATTATAGACATTATGTCCCTATCTCCCAGAAATCGTTTTTTTTCGTCCCTGTCATGGGCTGCGGGCCTTGGGCTGGAAGGGGTGCCCGGTGAAAAGCGGGGGAGACTTCTGCGGGTAGCCGGGGGAGCCGGTTTTTCGTGGGGCGGAGGGAGTAATGGCCTTTGGTATCTCATGGGGATGCCCCGTTTTTTTGCAGGGACAGGGCTGGAAGAAGGCTATGCTTTAGGGGGCGTGGTGCGGGCCGGGTGGGTTTTCAGGCTTTTTGAACATAGCAAATGGCAGGCTTTTGGTGAATACGGTGGGTTTGGTGCAGGGCATCAGGGCTATGCTGCCGCGGCAGGAGTGGAGGGCAGTGTCCGTCTGGGCCGAAACTGGCATCTGGGTGCTGAAATTTCCCATGAACAGCGCTGGGACCAGTCTACCCTCAAGAGTCTTATGATGCTCCACTGGTTTTACTGA
- a CDS encoding DUF3015 family protein: protein MKRIFSAVLIGLFVAAPAFAVNRDNVGCGLGSMMMQEKGGVVWEVMAATTNGTSGNQTFGISSGTLGCEKPANLAKREQLDRFVADNMDALAVDIAMGEGETLGALAELAEIDENLRGDFYAALQMNFDQIYPDGSVAGTQVVDQITGFLAQI, encoded by the coding sequence GTGAAGCGAATTTTTTCAGCCGTTCTGATTGGTTTGTTTGTGGCAGCCCCTGCTTTTGCCGTTAACCGGGATAATGTGGGCTGTGGTCTGGGATCCATGATGATGCAGGAAAAAGGAGGGGTTGTTTGGGAAGTTATGGCGGCCACTACCAACGGCACTTCCGGTAACCAGACCTTTGGTATCTCTTCCGGTACCCTCGGTTGTGAAAAGCCGGCTAATCTGGCCAAGCGCGAGCAGTTGGACCGCTTTGTGGCGGACAACATGGATGCCCTTGCCGTGGATATTGCCATGGGTGAAGGAGAAACCTTGGGTGCGTTGGCTGAACTGGCTGAAATTGATGAAAATCTGAGGGGAGATTTCTACGCTGCCCTGCAGATGAATTTTGATCAGATTTATCCGGATGGCAGCGTGGCCGGTACCCAGGTTGTGGACCAGATTACGGGTTTTCTTGCACAGATCTGA
- a CDS encoding gamma carbonic anhydrase family protein translates to MGRHRFDQSSPQLADSVFTAPSATVIGDVHMGHHSSLWFGAVARGDTAPIRIGQNTNIQDLCVLHADPGFPLTLGDGITAGHKAILHGCTVEDHCLIGMGAIVMNGAVIGRGSIVAAGAVVLENTLVPPFSLVAGMPAKIVKTFGEDILEIIRESAKHYCEKATAYRNPAIFA, encoded by the coding sequence ATGGGCAGGCATCGTTTTGATCAATCCAGTCCACAGCTGGCAGATTCGGTCTTTACCGCACCTTCCGCCACTGTCATCGGAGATGTGCACATGGGCCACCACAGCTCGTTGTGGTTCGGTGCCGTGGCAAGGGGGGATACGGCTCCCATCCGCATCGGCCAAAACACCAATATTCAGGATCTTTGCGTTCTTCATGCAGACCCGGGCTTTCCTCTCACCCTTGGTGACGGAATCACCGCAGGCCACAAGGCCATTCTTCACGGCTGCACCGTAGAAGACCACTGCCTTATCGGCATGGGAGCTATTGTCATGAACGGTGCCGTAATCGGAAGGGGCAGTATTGTCGCCGCCGGAGCCGTGGTGCTGGAAAACACCCTCGTACCCCCCTTCAGTCTGGTGGCCGGCATGCCCGCAAAGATTGTAAAAACCTTTGGAGAAGATATCCTTGAAATAATCCGGGAATCTGCAAAACACTACTGCGAAAAGGCTACAGCCTACCGTAATCCGGCAATATTTGCCTGA
- a CDS encoding protein kinase, with product MKAGRIVTDTTGFFEITSGDIIEIGGRRFRVTGNEMERRFGVEDPKYWVKRVVEDATGARKIVKLSFLETFQTTISGVPIRCFRDPDKEGDILDLVRGRPDFMQGEVFRDSRGNNIRVLDVVRGANFYVAMGDYYSMPHRAYYEKILPGMLAKLLEACRSIRFLHMNGFRHGDIRNDHLMIEKKTGNYVWIDFDYDYDAPENPFSLDLFGLGNLLLYAVGKGFHDLYLIRHEPDIYGDFFDQITEEDMSLLDASRFVNLRKLYPYLPRMLNDILLHFSRGTTIYYEFIDEIIEDLEGFLRSL from the coding sequence ATGAAAGCTGGCCGGATTGTTACGGATACCACAGGTTTCTTTGAAATTACATCCGGTGATATTATTGAAATAGGCGGCCGCAGGTTTCGGGTTACGGGCAATGAAATGGAACGTCGTTTTGGCGTGGAAGATCCGAAATACTGGGTGAAACGGGTGGTCGAGGACGCCACCGGAGCCCGCAAAATCGTTAAGCTTTCTTTTCTTGAGACCTTTCAAACCACCATTTCCGGTGTCCCTATCCGTTGCTTCAGGGATCCGGATAAGGAAGGCGACATTCTGGATCTGGTGCGCGGCAGACCTGATTTTATGCAGGGAGAAGTGTTCCGGGACAGCAGAGGGAATAACATCCGTGTGCTGGATGTGGTACGGGGTGCCAATTTTTACGTGGCGATGGGTGATTATTATTCCATGCCCCACAGGGCGTATTATGAGAAAATTCTTCCGGGAATGCTGGCAAAGCTTCTGGAAGCCTGCCGTTCCATCCGCTTTCTTCATATGAATGGATTTCGCCACGGGGATATACGGAATGACCATCTCATGATTGAAAAAAAGACGGGCAACTATGTCTGGATTGATTTTGATTATGACTATGACGCACCGGAAAATCCCTTTAGTCTGGATCTCTTCGGGCTGGGTAATCTTCTGCTTTATGCCGTGGGTAAGGGTTTTCATGATCTTTATCTTATTCGTCATGAACCGGATATTTACGGTGATTTTTTTGATCAGATCACAGAAGAAGATATGTCTCTTCTGGATGCCAGCCGTTTTGTCAATCTTCGTAAGCTCTATCCCTACCTGCCGCGCATGCTGAACGATATTCTCCTGCATTTTTCGAGGGGGACTACCATTTACTATGAGTTTATAGATGAAATTATCGAGGATCTTGAAGGATTTCTTCGTTCCCTGTAG
- a CDS encoding GAF domain-containing protein gives MEQKPTSRIHLREFKAISHAISTYEDLTVLNQHLVEGICSSFHIKACSIFLYDDRENQLFRVTSCGLSEEYLRKGPIIVDDNKNREALSGEVVFYQDLRNDGRVLFPEAAMAEGILSMLSVPIKYHDHVLGLLKMYHSDHWILHEDDLDVFCVLAAHLGLRIEHTGLRNFFEMVKTAAASLPLRMMQGLGV, from the coding sequence ATGGAGCAGAAACCTACGTCCCGGATTCACCTTCGGGAGTTCAAGGCCATCAGTCATGCCATTTCCACCTACGAGGATCTGACCGTACTGAATCAGCATCTTGTGGAGGGAATATGCAGCTCCTTCCATATCAAAGCCTGCAGTATCTTTCTGTACGACGATAGGGAAAACCAGCTTTTTCGCGTGACAAGCTGTGGGCTGAGTGAGGAATATCTCCGCAAAGGTCCTATTATTGTTGATGATAACAAAAATCGTGAAGCACTGTCCGGAGAGGTTGTTTTTTATCAGGATTTACGAAACGATGGCCGGGTATTGTTTCCTGAGGCAGCCATGGCGGAAGGCATTTTGTCTATGCTTTCTGTACCCATTAAGTACCACGATCATGTGCTGGGGCTACTGAAAATGTACCATAGCGATCACTGGATTCTCCATGAGGATGATCTGGATGTTTTCTGTGTGCTGGCTGCCCATCTGGGGCTTCGAATTGAGCATACGGGGCTTAGAAATTTTTTTGAAATGGTGAAAACCGCTGCGGCCAGTCTTCCTCTGCGTATGATGCAGGGCCTTGGCGTATGA
- the acnB gene encoding bifunctional aconitate hydratase 2/2-methylisocitrate dehydratase, with the protein MISEYRGHMAERAAEGVPPLALSAAQAESLCVLLESPPEGEGEFLLSLMRERVSPGVDPAARVKADFLAGLAFGSKVSPLLSPSEAVELLGTMRGGYNVRHLMALLSHDIHGEAAAKALGKTLLVLDVFDEIAVMAEDLPNARRVLESWAWAEWFTARPVVPEIMDCIVFRVDGEINTDDFSPAGEAWSRPDIPLHAKSMLTSRMHNPLEMIEKLKEAGLPLAFVGDVVGTGSSRKSATNSLLWHIGEDIPFVPNKRQGGVVVGGKIAPIFFNTLEDSGALPIECDVSSLSMGQRIRIRPHEGRIEDENGKVLCDFTLKTPVLLDGVRAGGRIPLIVGRSLTAKAASAIGLKGAGSVFAESPQPEDSGRGYTQAQKIIGKACGLKGVRPGMYCEPVMTTVGSQDTTGPMTRDELTELACLTFGADLVMQSFCHTAAYPRPVDIRMHETLPDFIRERGGVALNPGDGVIHSWLNRMILPDTLGTGGDSHTRFPVGLSFPAGSGLVAFAAAMGAMPLDVPESVLVRFRGARKPGITLRDLVNAIPLAAIREGLLTVEKSGKKNIFSGRILEMEGLDDLEVEEAFELTDASAERSAAAGCIRLRPEKVAAYMRSSAVLLRRLAREGYGDARTLECRADAMDQWCASPWLLEADTDAEYAAVIEIDMDSISEPILACPNDPDDVRLLSDVAGTHLQEVFIGSCMTHIGHFRAAAALLEGKADLPVRLWVCPPTRMDADQLRREGLFSVLGRVGARMEMPGCSLCMGNQARIAPGVTALSTSTRNFPNRMGDGTQVFLASAELAAIAAALGELPDPVLYFRLMQERVTGKEKDLYHYLRFSEE; encoded by the coding sequence ATGATCAGTGAATACCGGGGTCATATGGCCGAAAGAGCTGCCGAGGGTGTTCCTCCGCTGGCTCTGAGTGCTGCTCAGGCCGAATCATTGTGTGTACTGTTGGAATCTCCGCCGGAGGGAGAAGGTGAGTTCCTGCTTTCCCTTATGCGGGAAAGGGTATCTCCGGGTGTGGATCCTGCTGCCAGGGTAAAGGCGGACTTTCTGGCCGGTCTTGCTTTTGGATCAAAGGTTTCTCCCTTGTTGAGTCCTTCTGAGGCGGTGGAACTTTTGGGGACCATGCGCGGAGGTTACAATGTCAGGCATCTGATGGCGCTTCTTTCCCATGATATTCATGGAGAAGCGGCAGCAAAAGCTCTGGGGAAAACCCTGCTCGTGCTGGATGTTTTTGATGAGATTGCCGTAATGGCAGAAGATCTTCCCAATGCGCGGAGAGTGCTGGAGTCCTGGGCCTGGGCGGAATGGTTTACCGCCCGCCCGGTTGTGCCGGAGATTATGGACTGCATTGTTTTCAGGGTGGATGGGGAAATCAACACCGATGATTTTTCACCGGCGGGTGAGGCCTGGAGCCGCCCGGATATTCCCCTTCATGCGAAGAGCATGCTGACATCCAGAATGCATAACCCTCTTGAAATGATTGAAAAGCTAAAGGAAGCCGGGCTTCCTCTGGCCTTTGTGGGGGATGTGGTGGGAACGGGATCTTCCCGGAAGTCTGCGACCAACTCCCTCTTATGGCATATTGGTGAAGACATTCCCTTTGTGCCGAATAAAAGGCAGGGAGGGGTTGTGGTTGGCGGAAAGATTGCTCCGATCTTTTTTAATACACTGGAGGATTCAGGCGCCCTGCCCATTGAGTGTGACGTAAGCAGCCTTTCCATGGGACAGCGTATCCGCATCCGACCCCATGAGGGGCGTATAGAAGATGAGAATGGAAAGGTTTTGTGTGATTTCACACTCAAAACACCGGTTCTTCTGGACGGGGTCCGGGCCGGAGGCCGTATCCCTCTTATTGTGGGGCGCAGCCTGACGGCAAAGGCTGCTTCTGCCATTGGTCTGAAAGGGGCGGGCTCCGTGTTTGCCGAGTCACCTCAGCCCGAGGATAGCGGCCGAGGTTACACCCAGGCTCAGAAAATCATTGGCAAAGCCTGTGGTCTGAAAGGCGTGCGTCCGGGAATGTACTGCGAACCCGTTATGACTACGGTTGGATCCCAGGATACCACAGGTCCCATGACGCGGGATGAGCTGACGGAACTGGCCTGTCTGACATTTGGTGCAGACCTTGTTATGCAGAGTTTCTGCCATACGGCCGCCTATCCACGGCCCGTGGATATACGGATGCATGAAACCCTGCCGGACTTCATCAGGGAGAGGGGTGGTGTGGCCTTGAATCCCGGAGACGGTGTGATTCATTCGTGGCTGAACCGCATGATTCTTCCCGATACCCTCGGCACAGGGGGAGACTCCCATACCCGTTTTCCCGTGGGGCTGAGTTTTCCTGCTGGTTCCGGTCTTGTGGCCTTTGCGGCTGCCATGGGAGCCATGCCTCTGGACGTTCCGGAATCCGTACTGGTGCGCTTTCGGGGAGCTAGAAAACCGGGTATTACCTTGAGAGATCTGGTGAATGCCATCCCTCTGGCTGCCATTCGTGAGGGACTGCTCACCGTAGAAAAAAGCGGCAAGAAGAATATTTTTTCCGGACGTATTCTGGAAATGGAAGGCCTTGATGACCTGGAGGTTGAAGAGGCTTTTGAGCTTACGGATGCCTCTGCAGAAAGATCTGCTGCTGCTGGTTGTATCCGTCTGCGGCCTGAAAAGGTTGCGGCCTATATGCGGTCTTCTGCCGTGCTGCTTCGCAGGCTTGCACGGGAAGGCTATGGCGATGCGAGGACCCTTGAATGCCGTGCCGATGCCATGGATCAGTGGTGTGCCAGTCCCTGGTTACTTGAGGCGGATACGGATGCGGAATATGCGGCTGTTATAGAGATTGATATGGACAGCATTTCAGAACCCATTCTGGCCTGTCCCAATGATCCCGATGATGTGAGGCTTCTGTCCGATGTGGCTGGTACTCATCTTCAGGAGGTGTTTATCGGATCCTGTATGACCCATATTGGTCATTTCCGGGCAGCCGCTGCATTGCTGGAAGGCAAGGCGGATCTGCCTGTCCGGCTCTGGGTCTGTCCGCCTACCCGCATGGATGCGGATCAGCTCCGCAGGGAAGGTCTGTTCAGCGTTCTGGGCAGAGTGGGGGCTCGTATGGAAATGCCGGGCTGCTCTCTTTGCATGGGTAACCAGGCCCGGATAGCTCCGGGAGTTACGGCTCTGTCCACGTCGACCCGGAATTTTCCAAACCGCATGGGAGATGGCACTCAGGTTTTTCTGGCGTCCGCTGAACTGGCAGCCATTGCCGCAGCGTTGGGTGAACTGCCCGATCCTGTCCTTTATTTTCGGCTGATGCAGGAAAGGGTGACGGGAAAAGAAAAAGATCTGTATCATTACCTTCGGTTTTCAGAAGAATGA